In one Juglans regia cultivar Chandler chromosome 11, Walnut 2.0, whole genome shotgun sequence genomic region, the following are encoded:
- the LOC118349869 gene encoding uncharacterized protein LOC118349869, with translation MDEVVVTVYQVWKRRNKLVFEEGFWSSEAVVKLVKQLVSEFKETNLKPAVGSALITTRECKWKAPPLNFIKANWDAAVDNIHCRISIGVVLRNSSGHIIASLRSQMDSFPDTHLAKTIAALKALILCQQLDLTHIILERDAQQVVKDIQSSHEIWTSVGMIVRDIKALLTKMSRWFINFIPRTCNFLAHNLARDALKLSEESITLEGLPLCIHHM, from the coding sequence ATGGATGAGGTTGTTGTAACAGTTTATCAAGTTTGGAAAAGAAGGAATAAGCTGGTATTTGAGGAAGGGTTCTGGTCTTCAGAAGCAGTAGTCAAGTTGGTTAAGCAGTTAGTAAGTGAATTCAAGGAAACAAATTTGAAACCTGCAGTTGGCTCAGCACTGATCACAACAAGAGAATGCAAATGGAAAGCCCCTCCTTTAAACTTCATCAAAGCAAACTGGGATGCAGCTGTGGATAATATTCATTGCAGGATTAGTATTGGAGTTGTGCTTAGAAACTCAAGTGGACATATTATTGCAAGCTTAAGATCTCAAATGGATTCTTTTCCAGATACTCACCTAGCAAAGACAATTGCAGCCCTCAAAGCTTTAATTCTATGTCAACAGCTTGACCTAACACATATTATATTGGAAAGGGATGCGCAACAGGTGGTCAAGGATATCCAGAGCAGTCACGAGATTTGGACCTCAGTTGGCATGATTGTTAGAGACATCAAAGCGCTACTTACTAAGATGTCTAGATGgtttatcaattttattcctagaacttgtaattttttggcTCATAATCTTGCAAGGGATGCATTGAAactctctgaggagagcattACTTTGGAGGGTCTTCCCCTTTGTATTCATcatatgtga